The following are encoded together in the Poseidonibacter lekithochrous genome:
- a CDS encoding arylesterase, translating to MKKTILILFLLTLQFIYANSNTKTILFLGDSLTEGLGVSKQSAYPNLVQNLIQTKLNKNIKAINAGVSGSTTNDGLSRLKWYLKRKPDIIFVALGANDGLRGLDLKQSQKNLEEIINYALKSKAKVLLAGMLIPPNYGPKYSQDFKKMYENIQSKYNLKFMPFLLKDVAGVQKLNQADGIHPNEKGHELIAKEVYEFLKEEI from the coding sequence ATGAAAAAAACAATATTAATCTTATTTTTACTTACTTTGCAATTTATCTATGCAAATTCAAATACCAAAACTATTCTATTTTTAGGTGATTCACTAACAGAAGGATTAGGAGTATCAAAACAAAGCGCTTATCCTAACTTAGTACAAAATCTAATACAAACAAAACTAAACAAAAATATCAAAGCTATAAATGCAGGAGTTAGTGGCTCAACTACAAATGATGGACTATCTAGACTAAAGTGGTATCTAAAAAGAAAGCCTGATATTATCTTTGTTGCTCTTGGTGCAAATGATGGTCTTAGAGGTTTAGATTTGAAACAAAGTCAAAAGAATCTTGAAGAAATTATAAATTATGCTTTAAAATCAAAAGCAAAAGTTTTATTAGCAGGTATGTTAATCCCACCTAATTATGGACCAAAATATTCACAAGACTTTAAAAAAATGTATGAAAATATTCAAAGTAAATACAATCTAAAATTTATGCCATTTCTATTAAAAGATGTAGCAGGAGTACAAAAACTAAATCAAGCAGATGGGATCCATCCAAATGAAAAAGGTCATGAACTAATCGCAAAAGAAGTATATGAGTTTCTAAAGGAAGAAATATAA
- a CDS encoding ABC transporter ATP-binding protein encodes MLKLKSLKKSYLQGTQNIHIFEDLNFHIQKGQRVAIMGKSGSGKSTLLSLISGIIKPNDGEIVLNDTSYNALKESQLNDFRASNIGFVFQNFHLVSYLNALENVMLPAKVNNISNAKEKAIELLKSVGLEHRLDHLPSQLSGGEKQRVAIARALIHNPKIILADEPSGNLDEETGISVMDKLFELIIKNGTTLILVTHSKDVAKRCEETYELIHGNLSKC; translated from the coding sequence ATGTTAAAACTAAAATCACTAAAAAAATCTTATCTTCAAGGAACTCAAAATATTCATATATTTGAAGATTTAAACTTCCATATTCAAAAAGGACAAAGAGTTGCTATCATGGGAAAATCAGGAAGTGGTAAATCAACTCTACTTTCACTAATCTCTGGAATTATAAAACCAAACGATGGGGAGATAGTTCTAAATGACACTTCATACAATGCTCTAAAAGAGAGCCAACTAAATGACTTTCGAGCTTCAAATATTGGTTTTGTATTTCAAAACTTTCATTTAGTTTCCTATCTAAATGCGTTAGAAAATGTAATGCTTCCTGCAAAAGTAAACAATATCTCAAATGCAAAAGAAAAAGCAATTGAACTTCTAAAAAGTGTAGGCTTAGAGCATAGACTTGATCACTTACCTTCACAGCTAAGTGGTGGAGAGAAACAAAGAGTTGCAATAGCAAGAGCGCTTATTCATAATCCTAAAATCATCTTAGCAGATGAACCTAGCGGAAACTTAGATGAAGAAACAGGTATTTCTGTAATGGATAAACTTTTTGAGTTAATTATCAAAAATGGAACTACTTTGATTTTAGTAACTCACTCAAAAGATGTTGCAAAACGATGCGAAGAAACCTATGAATTAATACATGGAAACCTAAGTAAATGTTAG
- a CDS encoding ABC transporter permease, whose translation MLAVQLVLKALARSKSFSFIFILNFCLAIASLSYLQFFKGSVDNSLDVKAKSLLGADLVINSRFPINEKQKEQILSKLPQIKNYNEGISTVSMVASSKRARLMEVVKVADGFPYYGGLVFKDKSAFPNQTTIPKDNEVWVYQEVLDLLGLQKNQTLKIGQQNFIVKKVIESDSQKNVSFSGFMPKVYISEEGLEKTELLQFGSTARYKLNYQFKETFSNDKLEELENSLEKQFDRTLRVLSPNDGRDRLLNTLNFLTNFLSLVSLISFFLGLVGLIYLYSGYLRKHQNDIKVLNDIGVSKKSLIYTYLLHLFVLISISTIIVFSFIAFSAKFLAPLLQSYIDLDFDFTLDYFFFAKSALVLFVLSISIGLPMILPMVQSEKRSFTKTILSFTPFIVFLLLLSHAVTPAKYIGFFFALVVLVLIIVFFTIGSFILKRFDFTGHFDNLSLSLAIKNITRQKKTSLTLFTAILLCTAFFSLIPQVGTSLATALTSSVEDRPRFFVVDAKEEQIPSLEKQVSNLGGKLENVTPMIRARIIKINDKKQKASASNNSRNAAVNLSYRTNLKDTEELLEGREFSGVYDSTDFSKPIELSVEKRYANRRGIKLGDKVLFDVLGLEIETKVVNIRTVKWTEFTPNFFLVLQKGAIDDAPKTMLSTISTGDYNASQLMLKLTDTFPSLTIIDVKSLFESFADVVKSVTSITEKMSLYSIAIGLLMSFIIIQYQMNLQKNNILRLKMIGINNKTIKNSFLIEFGLISFLASSLGIILGSVASYFISSLLFESYWDFRADILLLYFSLIPLLTLAVVWVFTSKIIHQKENVLFGE comes from the coding sequence ATGTTAGCAGTCCAGTTAGTTTTAAAAGCTTTAGCTCGTTCAAAATCTTTTAGTTTTATTTTTATACTAAACTTTTGTCTTGCTATTGCTTCTCTTTCATACTTACAGTTTTTCAAAGGAAGTGTAGATAACTCACTAGATGTAAAAGCAAAAAGCTTACTTGGAGCTGATTTAGTAATAAACTCTAGATTTCCAATAAATGAAAAACAAAAAGAACAAATACTAAGTAAACTACCCCAAATAAAAAACTACAATGAAGGTATCTCAACAGTTAGTATGGTAGCCTCTTCTAAAAGAGCTAGACTTATGGAAGTAGTGAAAGTTGCGGATGGTTTTCCATATTATGGGGGATTAGTTTTCAAAGACAAATCAGCTTTTCCAAATCAAACAACAATTCCAAAAGATAATGAAGTATGGGTTTACCAAGAAGTATTAGACTTATTAGGATTACAAAAGAATCAAACTCTTAAAATAGGTCAACAAAACTTCATCGTCAAAAAAGTAATAGAATCAGACTCACAAAAAAATGTAAGCTTTAGTGGTTTTATGCCAAAAGTTTATATAAGTGAAGAAGGACTAGAAAAAACTGAACTTTTACAGTTTGGTTCAACAGCTAGATATAAACTAAACTATCAGTTTAAAGAGACTTTTTCAAATGATAAATTAGAAGAGTTAGAAAATTCTCTTGAAAAACAGTTTGATAGAACACTTAGGGTTTTATCTCCAAATGATGGAAGAGATAGACTTCTAAATACTCTGAATTTCTTAACAAACTTTTTATCATTAGTATCTCTAATCTCATTCTTTTTAGGATTAGTTGGGCTTATTTATCTATACTCTGGATATTTACGAAAACATCAAAATGATATCAAAGTTTTAAATGACATAGGTGTTAGTAAAAAAAGCTTGATTTATACATATTTACTTCATCTTTTTGTATTGATTTCTATATCTACTATTATAGTATTTTCATTTATAGCTTTTAGTGCCAAGTTTTTAGCTCCACTACTTCAAAGTTATATTGATTTGGATTTTGACTTTACTCTTGATTATTTCTTTTTTGCAAAATCTGCTCTTGTACTTTTTGTATTGAGTATTAGTATTGGACTTCCTATGATTTTGCCAATGGTGCAAAGTGAAAAGAGAAGTTTTACTAAAACTATTTTGAGTTTCACTCCATTTATAGTGTTTTTACTTCTATTATCTCATGCAGTAACTCCTGCTAAATATATAGGGTTTTTCTTTGCTTTAGTAGTATTAGTTTTAATTATTGTGTTTTTTACTATTGGCTCATTTATATTAAAAAGATTTGATTTTACTGGACATTTTGATAATCTATCTTTGTCTTTAGCTATCAAAAATATCACAAGACAAAAGAAAACATCACTTACTTTATTTACTGCTATTTTACTTTGTACTGCGTTTTTCAGTCTTATTCCACAAGTGGGAACATCACTAGCAACTGCTTTGACTTCTAGCGTAGAAGATAGACCAAGATTCTTTGTAGTTGATGCAAAAGAAGAGCAAATACCAAGTCTTGAAAAACAAGTATCAAATCTTGGTGGAAAATTAGAAAATGTTACACCAATGATTCGAGCAAGAATCATAAAAATAAATGACAAAAAACAAAAAGCAAGTGCAAGTAATAACTCTAGAAATGCAGCAGTAAATTTATCTTATAGAACAAACTTAAAAGATACAGAGGAGTTATTAGAAGGTAGGGAATTTAGCGGAGTTTATGACTCAACTGATTTTTCAAAACCAATAGAGCTTAGTGTTGAAAAAAGATATGCAAATAGAAGAGGAATAAAACTAGGAGATAAAGTACTATTTGATGTATTAGGGTTAGAGATTGAAACAAAAGTAGTGAATATCCGTACAGTTAAATGGACAGAGTTTACTCCTAACTTTTTCTTAGTTTTACAAAAAGGAGCTATTGATGATGCTCCAAAAACTATGCTTTCAACTATATCAACGGGTGATTATAATGCCTCACAACTGATGCTAAAACTAACAGATACTTTCCCATCACTTACAATCATAGATGTAAAAAGCCTATTTGAATCATTTGCAGATGTAGTAAAAAGTGTGACTTCAATAACAGAAAAGATGAGTTTATACTCTATTGCTATTGGGCTTCTTATGAGTTTTATTATCATTCAATACCAAATGAATCTACAAAAAAACAATATTCTTAGACTTAAAATGATAGGAATAAACAATAAAACTATCAAAAATTCATTTTTAATAGAGTTTGGTCTTATTTCATTTTTGGCAAGTAGTTTAGGAATTATATTAGGAAGTGTAGCTTCTTATTTTATTAGTAGTTTGCTTTTTGAGTCATATTGGGATTTTAGAGCAGATATATTATTGCTTTATTTTTCACTTATTCCACTTCTTACTTTGGCAGTGGTTTGGGTATTTACTTCTAAAATTATTCATCAAAAAGAAAATGTTCTTTTTGGGGAGTAA